Proteins encoded together in one Prionailurus viverrinus isolate Anna chromosome B1, UM_Priviv_1.0, whole genome shotgun sequence window:
- the TIFA gene encoding TRAF-interacting protein with FHA domain-containing protein A, which yields MSNFEDADTEETITCLQITVYHPVQLQSGIFQSIRFYNREKLPSSEVVKFGRNSNICHYTFQDKQVSRVQFSLQLFKKFDSSVLSFEIKNMSKKTSLLVDNKELCYLNKIDLPDKCMVRFGDYQLLIEKEDGESLEFFETQFILSPTSLLQENNWPLQKPIPEDGCYSSYSTQNTFPTEMDENEL from the coding sequence ATGTCCAATTTTGAAGATGCTGACACGGAAGAGACAATAACTTGTCTCCAGATAACTGTTTACCATCCTGTCCAGCTGCAAAGTGGAATATTCCAATCCATAAGGTTTTATAACCGAGAAAAACTTCCCTCCAGTGAAGTGGTGAAATTTGGCCGAAATTCCAATATCTGTCATTATACCTTTCAGGACAAACAAGTTTCCCGAGTTCAGTTTTCTCTGCAGCTGTTTAAAAAGTTTGATAGTTCAgttctctcttttgaaataaaaaatatgagtaAGAAGACCAGTCTGCTTGTGGACAACAAGGAGCTGTGCTACTTAAATAAAATAGACCTGCCTGACAAGTGCATGGTCAGATTTGGTGACTATCAACTCCTGATAGAGAAGGAAGATGGAGAGTCATTAGAATTTTTTGAGACTCAATTTATTTTGTCTCCAACATCACTCTTGCAAGAAAACAACTGGCCACTACAGAAGCCCATACCTGAGGATGGCTGTTACTCATCCTATTCTACCCAAAACACTTTTCCTACAGAAATGGATGAAAATGAATTGTGA